In Sorghum bicolor cultivar BTx623 chromosome 8, Sorghum_bicolor_NCBIv3, whole genome shotgun sequence, one genomic interval encodes:
- the LOC8084235 gene encoding protein NRT1/ PTR FAMILY 4.3, whose product MALQGLVDWRGHPVNQKKQGGVRASVFIHFLIVMSNMANIPMIMNLVTYLHGTMHMDVKDASTTSTNFFGAICFFCFLGAFISDSYIKRFYTMLIFAPIEILGYMLLAYQAHVPSLHPPPCDMINNPSDCTPVSGRNLSLLTLGLYLIPLGESSLRTCAAALGGDQFDEDTPSELPGKISFFNWFEISISLGAMVGVVFLVWVQDNVGWDLGFALAALMVLAGTLGVAVGLPFYRHQKPAGSPITRILQVFVAAFRKRKLRVPENLMEMHNKVTDGTGTSVEFVDRATGGFMFLDKAAVNDGDTRAWSLCTVAQVEEAKTILRMIPIFLASILAYIPFSLLLSLTVEQAGTMDTRLGGIAVPPASLTVIPVTVQVLILLVYDRAVVPWLRRATGYAGGVTHLQRAGVGFASSVLAIATAAVVEDQRRRRRRSGGPPVSAFWLAPQFVLLCVLDVTSFVGLLEFFYSEVSTGMKSIGGSVVFCILGVASWLGSLLIQVVNDVTARRAGHGWLGGANLDASRLDLFYWLLAVLGLVSFGLYVLCAWSYTYRHDPRMQATTTMDSSEVADDQHTC is encoded by the exons ATGGCTTTGCAAGGCCTTGTGGACTGGAGGGGACACCCGGTTAACCAGAAAAAGCAAGGTGGAGTGAGAGCCAGTGTCTTCATCCACT TCCTCATTGTGATGTCGAATATGGCAAATATACCAATGATTATGAACCTAGTGACCTACTTGCATGGGACGATGCACATGGACGTGAAGGACGCATCCACCACCTCCACAAACTTCTTCGGCGCCATCTGTTTCTTTTGCTTCCTGGGTGCCTTCATCTCCGACTCCTACATCAAGCGCTTCTACACCATGCTCATCTTTGCCCCAATCGAGATCTTG GGGTACATGCTCCTAGCATACCAAGCACACGTCCCGTCGCTCCACCCGCCGCCGTGCGACATGATCAACAACCCCAGCGATTGCACTCCGGTGAGCGGTCGCAACCTGAGCCTGCTCACGCTGGGCCTATATCTGATCCCTCTCGGCGAGAGCTCGCTGCGCACGTGCGCGGCGGCGCTGGGCGGCGACCAGTTCGACGAGGACACCCCGTCGGAGCTTCCCGGCAAGATCAGCTTCTTCAACTGGTTCGAGATCAGCATATCGCTGGGAGCGATGGTTGGGGTCGTCTTCTTGGTGTGGGTGCAGGACAACGTCGGATGGGACCTCGGCTTCGCGCTCGCTGCTCTCATGGTGCTCGCCGGCACGCTCGGCGTCGCCGTCGGCCTGCCGTTCTACCGGCACCAGAAGCCTGCCGGCAGCCCCATCACCAGAATCCTTCAG GTTTTTGTGGCGGCGTTTAGGAAGAGGAAGCTACGGGTGCCTGAGAATCTGATGGAGATGCATAACAAGGTCACTGACGGCACTGGCACGAGCGTTGAATTTGTGGACAGAGCTACTGGTGGCTTCAT GTTCCTTGACAAGGCGGCGGTGAACGACGGCGACACGCGGGCGTGGTCGCTGTGCACGGTGGCGCAGGTGGAGGAGGCCAAGACCATCCTTCGCATGATTCCCATCTTCCTCGCCTCCATCCTCGCCTACATCCCGTTCTCGCTGCTGCTCTCGCTCACCGTGGAGCAGGCAGGGACCATGGACACCCGGCTCGGCGGCATCGCCGTCCCGCCGGCGAGCCTcaccgtcatccccgtgacggtcCAGGTCCTCATCCTTCTGGTCTACGACCGCGCCGTCGTGCCGTGGCTGCGGCGCGCGACGGGGTACGCCGGCGGCGTCACGCACCTGCAGCGCGCGGGGGTCGGGTTCGCCTCCAGCGTCCTGGCCATCGCCACGGCCGCCGTGGTCGAGGACCAACGCCGCCGACGCAGGAGGAGCGGCGGGCCGCCCGTGTCGGCGTTCTGGCTGGCGCCGCAGTTCGTCCTCCTCTGCGTCCTGGACGTCACCTCCTTCGTCGGCCTGCTCGAGTTCTTCTACAGCGAGGTGTCCACCGGCATGAAGTCCATCGGCGGCTCCGTCGTCTTCTGCATCCTCGGCGTCGCGTCGTGGCTCGGCAGCTTGCTTATCCAGGTGGTCAACGACGTCACCGCTCGCCGTGCTGGCCATGGGTGGCTCGGCGGCGCCAACCTCGACGCCAGCCGCCTCGATCTCTTCTACTGGCTGCTCGCCGTGCTGGGGCTCGTCTCGTTCGGTCTCTACGTGCTCTGCGCGTGGAGCTACACCTATAGGCATGATCCCAGAATGCAAGCCACCACTACAATGGATAGTTCTGAAGTGGCTGATGATCAACACACCTGCTGA